Proteins encoded in a region of the Hypanus sabinus isolate sHypSab1 chromosome 12, sHypSab1.hap1, whole genome shotgun sequence genome:
- the LOC132403314 gene encoding transmembrane protein 179-like, with protein sequence MLLSCTIALMTLIAGVAVSEGLKPWCSSITDKGNTSISCRDIQEESLNLNVVSTMFYDHFGTAQFALWCAWVVWIILAVLALMKVSQNRGKDNFSMEYKEALLNPQTQGYFHGQVTNVFI encoded by the exons ATGCTTCTTAGTTGCACCATTGCTTTAATGACGTTGATTGCTGGTGTCGCAGTAAGTGAGGGGCTTAAACCATGGTGCAGCTCGATCACTGACAAGGGTAATACTTCAATTAG TTGTAGAGATATTCAAGAAGAATCCCTGAATCTGAATGTGGTTTCCACTATGTTCTATGATCACTTTGGCACTGCACAG TTTGCTCTCTGGTGTGCTTGGGTGGTGTGGATTATATTGGCAGTACTTGCTCTCATGAAGGTTTCTCAAAATCGTGGTAAAGACAACTTTTCTATGGAGTACAAAGAGGCACTTCTAAATCCACAAACCCAGGGATATTTTCATGGACAAGTAACCAATGTATTCATTTGA